The Rhodocytophaga rosea genome has a segment encoding these proteins:
- a CDS encoding PepSY-associated TM helix domain-containing protein — protein sequence MKNATIRNWFTVHTWTSLICTAFLLMLCITGLPLIFYEEIEHLSGHEAELPALQGKSPVLSKDFVLQQAMNQKPGKVVKYVFWDEKEHPHQMFVTLADSAEAPIEADHYLTMDERTGKVLDTPPNEMDFMLVMYYLHVEMLTGIPGKLFLGLMGLLFIVAMVSGVVLYGPIMKRFDFGMIRTEKSLRLKWLDLHNMLGIVTLAWAFVVGLTGVINTLADPAIDLWRAGQLSQMVADYKDKLAFNGSFSSLQAALERAKEAAPGMEVSFVAYPGTLYSSKHHYGVFMKGTSPLMSRIIKPALIDAQTGQLTDIKDLPWYLNLIFLSQPFHFGDYGGLPLKIIWAVFDIATILVLISGLYLWLARRKARAAQLARLTSIPESLTLTTAVENDK from the coding sequence ATGAAAAATGCCACCATCCGGAACTGGTTCACTGTGCATACCTGGACCAGTTTGATCTGCACAGCTTTTCTGCTGATGTTATGTATCACTGGTTTGCCATTGATCTTTTATGAAGAAATAGAGCATTTATCAGGACATGAAGCAGAACTTCCTGCTTTGCAGGGGAAAAGCCCTGTCTTATCCAAAGATTTTGTGCTGCAGCAGGCTATGAACCAGAAGCCTGGAAAAGTAGTAAAATATGTCTTTTGGGATGAAAAAGAACATCCACACCAGATGTTTGTCACCCTAGCCGATTCAGCTGAAGCACCTATAGAGGCCGATCATTATCTGACAATGGATGAGCGTACCGGCAAAGTGCTCGATACGCCACCTAATGAAATGGATTTTATGCTCGTTATGTACTACCTGCATGTAGAAATGCTTACAGGAATCCCCGGCAAATTGTTTCTGGGCCTAATGGGCCTGCTGTTTATTGTAGCTATGGTTTCGGGTGTAGTTTTATATGGGCCGATTATGAAACGCTTTGATTTTGGCATGATCCGGACAGAAAAATCCTTGCGGCTCAAATGGCTGGATCTGCATAATATGCTTGGCATTGTAACCCTTGCCTGGGCTTTTGTCGTAGGGCTAACTGGGGTGATTAATACTTTAGCTGATCCGGCCATTGACTTATGGCGGGCCGGGCAGTTATCTCAAATGGTAGCTGATTACAAAGACAAACTTGCCTTCAACGGGTCATTCAGTTCTTTGCAGGCAGCCCTTGAACGGGCAAAAGAAGCGGCTCCGGGAATGGAAGTTTCCTTTGTAGCCTATCCGGGAACTCTGTATTCGAGTAAGCACCATTATGGGGTGTTTATGAAAGGAACCTCACCATTGATGTCCAGGATAATTAAGCCTGCCTTGATTGATGCTCAAACCGGGCAATTGACGGATATAAAAGATCTGCCCTGGTATCTGAACCTGATTTTTCTTTCTCAGCCTTTTCATTTTGGTGATTATGGAGGACTTCCTCTTAAGATCATCTGGGCAGTTTTCGATATAGCCACCATCCTTGTATTAATCAGCGGCCTGTATCTCTGGCTGGCCAGACGCAAGGCAAGAGCCGCACAGCTGGCAAGACTTACTAGTATTCCGGAATCACTTACCTTAACAACAGCTGTAGAAAATGACAAATAA